The proteins below come from a single Rickettsia typhi str. Wilmington genomic window:
- a CDS encoding MFS transporter: MYKKLYLIGILLLGLISGLTFNLIFFTVPYQLSEAKYTTDIVGSISLAAFPYCLKVIWSPFIDKYSIPFLGVKFGHRRGWALVSQIFLILTMMWFLKRSPCNNLCITAIILFIIAFCSSTQDIVLDAYRIERTTSKKELSIAFTFSSIGFRLGMLLGSVGALYSSIIFGWNTVYKFALFITMVGPIVILCIKEPELKTKRNTTNNLIDLQQYFEVIKKSIISFKNEQKYLLLIILFVFLYKAADSIPMAMSIPLFLDLSFTTHEIAVIYKAYGLLIMIVGGTLGGILAAKIGIFHSVLIGGVIQLLSPIMFMILATIGYDIKTFIITITIQNFCSGFAGTIISIYFASLCNSEFVATQYSISSSFSSLSRIILASLGGICAKHLTWPVFFLCNTLFSMLFIPIFYIYRKKLHFINYSKKI, encoded by the coding sequence GTGTACAAAAAATTATATTTAATTGGTATTTTACTTTTAGGCTTAATTTCTGGTCTTACGTTCAATTTAATTTTTTTTACTGTCCCATATCAATTATCCGAAGCGAAATACACAACTGATATAGTGGGCTCAATATCTCTAGCCGCTTTCCCATATTGCTTAAAAGTTATATGGTCGCCTTTTATAGATAAATACTCTATACCTTTTTTAGGTGTTAAATTCGGTCACAGGCGTGGCTGGGCCTTGGTATCACAAATATTTTTAATACTCACGATGATGTGGTTCTTAAAAAGAAGTCCTTGTAATAACTTATGTATTACTGCAATTATCTTATTTATTATTGCATTTTGCAGTTCTACACAAGATATTGTACTGGATGCATATAGGATTGAGCGGACAACATCTAAAAAAGAACTTTCAATAGCTTTTACTTTTAGTAGCATAGGGTTTCGTTTAGGTATGTTACTTGGAAGCGTTGGTGCTTTATATTCATCAATTATTTTCGGCTGGAATACAGTATATAAATTTGCTTTATTCATTACTATGGTTGGACCTATAGTAATATTATGTATCAAAGAACCTGAACTTAAAACAAAACGTAATACAACTAATAATTTAATAGATTTACAACAATATTTTGAAGTTATTAAAAAAAGTATTATATCATTTAAAAATGAACAAAAATATTTATTACTAATTATATTGTTTGTCTTTTTATATAAAGCGGCAGATTCCATACCAATGGCTATGAGTATACCGTTATTTCTAGATTTAAGTTTTACTACTCATGAAATTGCCGTTATTTACAAAGCTTATGGATTACTAATCATGATAGTCGGAGGGACCTTAGGCGGTATTTTAGCTGCAAAAATAGGGATATTTCATAGTGTCTTAATTGGAGGAGTGATTCAATTATTGTCACCTATTATGTTTATGATTCTTGCGACCATCGGTTATGATATCAAGACATTTATAATAACCATTACAATACAAAATTTTTGTTCAGGCTTTGCAGGCACTATTATCTCGATTTATTTTGCTAGTCTTTGTAATAGTGAATTTGTTGCTACACAATATTCTATTAGTTCCTCTTTTAGTTCTCTGAGTCGTATTATTTTAGCTAGCCTTGGCGGTATTTGCGCAAAACATCTTACTTGGCCTGTATTCTTTTTATGTAATACTCTATTTAGCATGTTATTTATACCTATCTTTTATATATATAGAAAAAAACTACACTTTATAAATTATTCTAAAAAGATATGA
- the tatC gene encoding twin-arginine translocase subunit TatC → MKLYSFQEHLLEFKIRLLRILTAFIIIFAICYYFSDYIYSFLLQPLTKLSGDTVRNIIYTGLTEAFFTYIKLAAFTAFTIIIPMIALECYLFISPGLYSHEKKIVACILFMSPILFWCGSIFVFYFVMPKAWNFFLSFEKRDMIVPIILEARISEYLHLVIHLIIAFGIAFQLPIVIIILNILKIVKTQTLKQKRRIAIVINFIIAGILTPPDILSQFALAIPLLLLYEISIIMCNFIETPRTLNVKYQMD, encoded by the coding sequence ATGAAGTTATATAGTTTTCAAGAACATTTATTAGAATTTAAAATAAGACTTCTTAGAATATTGACTGCTTTTATAATTATATTTGCTATTTGCTATTATTTTAGCGATTATATTTATAGCTTTTTATTACAACCACTTACTAAACTAAGCGGTGATACGGTGCGAAATATAATTTATACAGGACTTACAGAAGCATTTTTTACTTATATAAAACTTGCAGCTTTTACTGCTTTTACTATTATTATACCTATGATTGCTTTAGAGTGTTATTTATTTATCAGTCCAGGGTTATACAGTCATGAAAAAAAAATTGTTGCTTGCATTCTTTTTATGTCGCCTATTTTATTTTGGTGCGGTAGTATTTTTGTTTTTTATTTTGTAATGCCGAAAGCTTGGAATTTTTTTCTTAGTTTTGAAAAACGTGATATGATAGTACCGATAATTTTAGAAGCAAGAATTAGTGAATATCTACATTTAGTTATTCATTTAATTATCGCTTTTGGCATTGCTTTTCAACTACCAATTGTGATCATAATATTAAATATACTAAAAATAGTTAAGACACAAACACTTAAACAAAAAAGACGCATTGCTATAGTAATTAACTTTATTATTGCAGGAATATTAACACCTCCTGACATTTTAAGCCAGTTTGCTCTTGCAATACCACTACTTTTATTATATGAAATTTCAATAATTATGTGTAATTTTATAGAAACACCGAGGACTTTAAATGTTAAATATCAAATGGATTAG
- the serS gene encoding serine--tRNA ligase, translating into MLNIKWIRENQELFDEKLSQRFIEPMSSKIAMLDREKRKITSLIQEFQHARKVKSKILGNMVSKSGEEFEELQRDVNHINEKLEELEQTLDNNNELNELLNMLPNIPDEEVPYGIDESMNKLVRSYGNTNKNALNKQHFELGTKLNLMDFEQTAKISGSRFVTLKGDLAKLERALINFMVDIHTKEFDFFEISPPLLVRDSAMYNAGQLPKFSEESFITTNGYRLIPTAEVSLVNIVADTIIQREKLPMRYVAYTTCFRSEAGSSGRDTRGMIRLHQFGKVELVSITTPEESKNEHEYITNASETILKKLDLPYRVMLLCTGDMGFAAKKTYDIEVWLPGQNQYREIASCSNCGDFQARRMKARYKEFGSNETTLVHTLNASGLPIGRTIVAILENYQNNDGSITIPDVLINYMGGLKKITTYSE; encoded by the coding sequence ATGTTAAATATCAAATGGATTAGAGAAAATCAAGAATTATTCGATGAAAAATTGAGCCAAAGATTTATTGAACCTATGTCTAGTAAAATTGCTATGCTAGACCGAGAAAAAAGAAAAATTACGAGTTTAATTCAGGAATTTCAGCATGCACGTAAGGTAAAATCAAAGATTTTAGGTAATATGGTCTCTAAAAGTGGCGAAGAGTTTGAAGAATTACAAAGAGATGTTAACCATATAAATGAGAAGTTAGAAGAACTTGAACAAACTCTAGATAATAATAACGAATTAAATGAACTATTAAATATGCTTCCTAATATTCCGGACGAGGAAGTACCTTACGGGATCGATGAAAGTATGAATAAATTAGTGCGTTCTTACGGCAACACAAATAAAAATGCTTTGAATAAACAGCATTTTGAATTAGGTACAAAATTAAATTTAATGGATTTTGAACAAACAGCTAAAATTTCTGGATCTAGATTTGTAACGTTAAAAGGTGATTTAGCAAAGTTAGAACGTGCTTTAATTAATTTTATGGTTGACATTCATACTAAAGAGTTTGACTTCTTTGAGATATCACCTCCATTATTAGTTCGAGATAGTGCTATGTATAATGCAGGACAACTACCTAAGTTTTCTGAAGAATCTTTTATAACAACAAATGGTTATAGACTAATTCCAACCGCAGAAGTATCTTTAGTAAATATAGTAGCCGATACTATTATACAAAGAGAAAAATTACCTATGCGTTACGTTGCTTACACCACGTGTTTTAGATCAGAAGCAGGTAGTAGTGGTAGAGATACAAGAGGCATGATTAGATTACATCAGTTTGGTAAAGTTGAACTCGTATCTATTACTACCCCTGAAGAATCAAAAAATGAGCATGAATATATCACTAATGCATCAGAGACGATTTTAAAAAAACTCGATCTCCCGTATCGTGTTATGCTACTTTGTACTGGCGATATGGGATTTGCAGCGAAAAAAACTTATGATATAGAAGTATGGCTTCCTGGACAAAATCAATATCGTGAAATTGCAAGCTGTTCTAATTGTGGTGATTTTCAAGCACGTAGAATGAAAGCAAGATATAAGGAATTCGGTAGTAATGAAACTACATTAGTACATACTTTAAATGCTTCAGGATTACCTATTGGTAGAACTATAGTTGCAATACTTGAGAATTATCAGAATAACGATGGATCAATAACTATACCTGATGTCTTAATAAATTACATGGGAGGATTAAAAAAAATCACTACATATAGTGAATAA
- a CDS encoding VirB4 family type IV secretion/conjugal transfer ATPase, with translation MFSDLRKFDKDIYNYNAPNFIPIACHYNENTLLTKDGKLLQIVKIHGINSEKISDNIQNLREMVRLAIKKHITDYDFAFWLHTIREKQNLDDTTPYKKLLPANIHTLWQRKNHWNDKFVNTLYISIIHDSAKIQIKNFSSLINSLSYKLITNFENTYLDSAFKKLENITNNILDDLNEFGAEKLGIIFENDNVFSNTLFLYNRIANLNDNDCLVPIIDLSNALGRSIYTISGDKIVVTDHAKNNKFVSLLSIKEYQETPSNTLDKFLQLPIELIITEIFYFVSKKQIISKLHGQDHILKITNDSILLNHKGINKFDEANVDFQFCNQQISIAVIEEDENKLAKAVAKASTELFKLGIIHVKEDINIEQIFWSQLPANFAFIRRISPLSVEHIASFTALHNTTLGNQYNPWGRAITLLRTEKGTPYFMNFHDKTNKGNTCIFGTEKTGKTVLLNFLISESTKYEPTIIYISNNNDSKIFIEAIEGKWLEPDKQIINPFLVDDTEQSQAFILEFLKLISGHYISPLSEIEISFLEKLKNKILSIEKEKRIFSNILKLANFKEEGGIQIFDKLKVFTEGQLYYGLFDGPSLNIKEGEVIGFNLYTLSDEPFSKQFYPMERKFLEQFNHNLKKHQSISAAVIYALSYNLSILGTKPKIFAADNFDQLYRPESYYDNINLIYNNLSENNGIFVSNFNFIYLKSYPKYTIKPWLDLINTKIILPSDVKIEDLDKILGLSELEIRKLSQLILSARMFLINKDNESIASELSIAALIGIVRILSSRQEEMDIYKKILQEHNGPPDNWINYLYNALNIY, from the coding sequence GTGTTTAGTGATTTACGGAAATTTGACAAAGATATATATAATTATAATGCGCCTAATTTTATACCTATAGCATGTCATTATAATGAAAATACTTTACTTACCAAAGACGGTAAATTACTACAAATTGTAAAAATACACGGTATTAACTCAGAGAAAATAAGCGACAATATACAAAATTTACGTGAAATGGTTAGACTTGCTATAAAAAAGCATATAACCGATTATGATTTTGCTTTTTGGCTACACACAATACGAGAAAAACAAAACTTAGACGATACCACGCCTTATAAAAAATTATTACCAGCCAATATACATACACTATGGCAAAGAAAAAACCATTGGAATGATAAATTCGTTAATACTTTATATATATCTATAATACATGATTCTGCTAAAATTCAGATCAAAAATTTTAGTTCTTTAATAAATTCATTATCTTATAAATTAATTACTAATTTTGAAAATACATACTTAGATTCAGCTTTTAAAAAACTAGAAAATATCACCAATAATATTTTGGACGATTTAAATGAATTTGGGGCTGAAAAACTTGGGATAATATTTGAAAATGATAATGTTTTTTCTAATACTTTATTTCTATATAATCGCATAGCTAATCTTAACGATAATGATTGTTTGGTGCCTATAATAGATTTATCCAATGCATTAGGTAGAAGCATTTATACAATTAGCGGCGATAAAATAGTAGTTACAGATCATGCAAAAAATAACAAATTTGTTTCTTTATTATCTATCAAAGAATATCAAGAAACTCCTTCTAATACACTGGATAAATTTTTGCAATTACCGATTGAATTAATAATAACTGAAATATTTTACTTTGTTAGCAAAAAACAAATAATATCCAAATTGCATGGTCAAGATCATATTCTTAAAATTACTAACGACTCAATTTTACTTAATCACAAAGGAATTAATAAATTTGATGAAGCTAACGTAGATTTTCAATTTTGTAACCAGCAAATTTCGATTGCAGTTATAGAAGAAGATGAAAATAAACTAGCCAAAGCTGTAGCAAAAGCATCAACAGAACTCTTTAAGCTTGGTATTATTCATGTAAAAGAAGATATTAATATCGAGCAAATATTTTGGTCACAATTACCTGCTAACTTTGCTTTTATACGCAGAATATCACCACTATCTGTTGAACATATTGCGTCTTTTACTGCTCTACATAATACTACACTCGGTAATCAATATAATCCCTGGGGCAGGGCTATAACTTTACTGCGAACTGAAAAAGGTACACCATATTTCATGAATTTTCATGATAAAACAAATAAAGGTAATACTTGCATCTTTGGTACAGAAAAAACTGGCAAAACCGTATTATTGAACTTTTTAATATCAGAATCAACCAAATATGAACCAACAATAATTTATATTTCTAATAATAATGATTCTAAAATTTTTATTGAGGCAATAGAAGGCAAATGGTTAGAACCGGACAAACAAATTATCAATCCATTTTTAGTAGATGATACAGAACAATCACAAGCTTTCATTTTAGAATTTTTAAAATTAATCAGTGGTCATTATATTTCACCACTTAGTGAAATCGAGATATCTTTTCTAGAAAAATTGAAAAATAAAATTTTATCAATTGAAAAAGAAAAACGTATTTTTTCTAACATTTTAAAATTAGCAAATTTTAAAGAGGAAGGAGGAATACAAATATTTGATAAACTTAAAGTTTTTACTGAAGGACAATTATATTACGGATTATTTGATGGGCCATCTCTTAACATTAAAGAAGGCGAAGTGATAGGGTTTAACTTATATACACTTTCTGATGAGCCGTTTTCTAAACAATTCTATCCAATGGAGAGAAAATTTTTAGAACAATTTAATCATAATTTAAAAAAACACCAAAGTATTAGTGCAGCAGTAATTTATGCTTTGAGTTATAATTTAAGCATACTTGGCACAAAACCTAAAATATTTGCTGCTGATAATTTTGATCAACTTTACAGACCTGAATCTTATTATGATAATATAAATTTAATCTATAATAATTTATCAGAAAATAATGGTATTTTTGTCAGTAATTTCAATTTTATTTATCTTAAATCATATCCAAAATATACTATAAAACCTTGGCTTGATTTAATTAATACTAAAATTATACTGCCCTCTGACGTTAAAATAGAAGATTTAGATAAAATTTTAGGTTTAAGTGAATTGGAAATACGAAAATTATCACAGCTAATACTTTCTGCAAGAATGTTCTTAATTAATAAAGATAATGAATCAATTGCTTCTGAATTAAGTATTGCAGCTTTAATAGGTATTGTACGTATTTTATCAAGCAGACAAGAGGAAATGGATATTTATAAAAAAATACTTCAAGAACATAACGGTCCTCCAGATAATTGGATTAATTATCTATATAATGCGTTAAATATATACTAA
- a CDS encoding TerC/Alx family metal homeostasis membrane protein: protein MSWIIFYTIIAALLILDLGIVHKKNTVIAFKSSVFLSLFYFIISCLFGIYIYHNMGLDHAREYYTCFLIEKAMALDNIFIISIIFQFFKIPTTYQHRVLFFGIIGVIIFKAIIIYGGIMLIHKFSWLLYIFAVILIATGIKTFNVSHKTYDIQNSYIYKSIIKNLNITHNLEGHKFVIKRNNKLYFSPLFVSLILIETIDVVFAIDSIAAIFAITNDVYIIYTSNIFAILGLRSLFFCLSEIVERFSYIKYSLALILIFIGFKIFMHHYIAIPAYISLTVTITSLLLGIIASIMRKNMIDHK, encoded by the coding sequence ATGAGTTGGATTATTTTTTATACGATAATCGCTGCTTTACTAATTCTTGATTTAGGAATAGTACATAAGAAGAATACAGTAATAGCCTTTAAAAGCAGTGTATTTTTGAGCCTTTTTTATTTTATAATATCTTGCTTATTTGGGATCTATATTTACCATAATATGGGCTTAGATCATGCTCGTGAATATTATACTTGTTTTCTCATTGAGAAAGCTATGGCCCTTGATAATATTTTTATTATCTCTATTATTTTTCAATTTTTTAAAATTCCTACTACATATCAACATCGTGTTTTATTTTTCGGTATAATAGGAGTAATAATCTTTAAAGCGATCATAATCTACGGTGGTATTATGCTTATACACAAATTTTCTTGGTTATTATATATTTTTGCTGTAATACTTATTGCTACAGGTATAAAGACTTTTAATGTATCACATAAAACTTATGATATACAAAATTCTTATATTTATAAATCAATAATAAAAAATCTAAATATTACCCATAATCTGGAAGGGCATAAATTTGTTATTAAACGTAATAACAAATTATATTTTAGCCCCCTTTTTGTATCATTAATACTGATAGAAACAATAGATGTAGTTTTTGCTATAGATAGCATAGCCGCAATATTCGCAATTACTAATGATGTTTATATAATTTATACTTCAAATATTTTTGCTATTCTAGGACTAAGATCATTATTCTTTTGTTTATCAGAAATTGTAGAACGTTTCAGCTATATAAAATATTCTTTGGCTTTAATTTTAATATTTATCGGTTTTAAAATATTTATGCATCATTATATAGCGATTCCGGCATATATATCACTCACTGTAACTATTACTTCATTACTATTGGGCATAATTGCTTCCATAATGAGGAAAAATATGATTGACCATAAATAA
- a CDS encoding outer membrane protein has translation MNKLLKLFFITIIIYNNITFAKEIGSYIGAAIGIVEPVVRKFRHKHSNTEIILKQSNMYSGKIGYIIYPQISMEFSATYQPKYRLHYLLPHKNLINSITIPKAIGTTTIVSNIYMLNLIYDLKKIKTFIPFIILGGGIAQIKVKSTSSRWSVINNDYFKVRRTRKNCLAWQAGLGVTQDITSDLSIDATAKLQTAYRVRINYDTLDIKTVQLMNANSIKKTIAVGEFGIGFTYRLPF, from the coding sequence ATGAATAAACTATTAAAGTTATTTTTTATTACTATAATCATTTATAATAACATTACTTTTGCAAAAGAAATAGGTTCCTATATAGGAGCAGCAATAGGAATAGTTGAACCGGTAGTTCGTAAATTTCGACATAAACACTCAAATACCGAAATAATTTTAAAACAATCAAATATGTATAGCGGGAAAATAGGCTATATAATATATCCACAGATATCTATGGAATTTTCAGCAACTTATCAACCTAAATATCGTCTGCATTACTTATTGCCACATAAAAATTTAATCAATAGTATTACTATACCTAAAGCCATAGGTACTACTACCATAGTATCAAATATATATATGCTAAATCTTATTTATGATTTGAAAAAAATAAAAACTTTCATCCCTTTTATAATACTCGGAGGAGGGATAGCACAAATAAAAGTTAAGTCTACTTCTTCTAGGTGGAGTGTTATAAATAACGATTATTTTAAAGTACGTAGAACGCGTAAAAATTGTCTTGCTTGGCAAGCAGGTCTTGGAGTTACACAAGATATTACTTCAGATTTAAGTATAGATGCAACTGCAAAATTACAAACTGCATATAGAGTAAGAATTAATTATGATACACTTGATATAAAAACAGTTCAATTAATGAATGCAAATTCTATCAAAAAAACTATAGCGGTTGGAGAATTTGGTATAGGATTTACTTATAGATTGCCATTCTAA